The proteins below come from a single Paraburkholderia flagellata genomic window:
- a CDS encoding septal ring lytic transglycosylase RlpA family protein produces MTPSPRYAAVFAICALFTACGQIAPKQAACGVDSCRTRHEMVQSGEASWYAEKFQGRQTANGERFDPGALTAAHRTLPLGSYVRVKSLATGKSVVVRINDRGPYVKGRIIDLSYAAAKTLGLTDARSMQVQIERVGNKANARTEADGGGVLTTER; encoded by the coding sequence TATTTACAGCTTGCGGACAGATCGCCCCCAAACAGGCTGCCTGCGGCGTTGATTCCTGTCGCACGCGGCACGAGATGGTGCAATCCGGCGAGGCTTCGTGGTATGCGGAAAAATTCCAGGGGCGTCAGACCGCAAACGGAGAACGCTTTGATCCCGGCGCACTGACGGCTGCGCACCGGACATTGCCGCTCGGCAGCTATGTGCGCGTCAAATCATTGGCGACTGGAAAGTCGGTTGTCGTGCGCATCAACGATCGCGGCCCCTACGTCAAAGGCCGGATCATCGATCTCTCCTATGCCGCGGCGAAGACCCTGGGTTTGACAGACGCGCGGTCGATGCAAGTGCAGATCGAACGTGTGGGAAACAAGGCGAACGCACGGACAGAAGCGGACGGCGGCGGAGTCTTGACGACAGAACGGTGA
- a CDS encoding MFS transporter, whose protein sequence is METQPGIKPVIVAAVLANAMEWFDFTIFAAMTPIISKLFFPASHGGAGADLNAILLTTALFGAGFFMRPVGGVLLGLYGDTYGRKAAMTLGMGIMALAAAIMTFAPTYATAGLAAPLLMLAARLLQGFSIGGEFGTSTAFLIELAPPNRTGFYGSWQMSGQLMSTMLGAALGMVVTQAFTPEQQLAGAWRIPFAVGLLIAPLTVYLRRHASETYARIHAAPRARATEAAAVKRGLSDYLIGMGMVVASTVTFYVTFGYTVTYAKQILKLPVSESFMVQMIAAIVMLIVTPIAGALSDRYDRKTLLVGSLGAYLVAVYPLYAWVVAAPSVPRLLLTQIVIGVLSASFLGVYCTTLAEMFPKRTRATSLAVVNNVVVLIFGGFAQTFVTWLIALTGSPLAPVLYVMIGIALSLVAVMALKPSHFRQSSANAAQTTG, encoded by the coding sequence ATGGAAACTCAACCAGGCATCAAGCCTGTAATCGTGGCCGCCGTGCTGGCCAATGCGATGGAGTGGTTCGATTTCACCATCTTCGCAGCGATGACGCCGATCATCAGCAAGCTGTTTTTTCCGGCCTCGCACGGCGGAGCGGGTGCGGATCTGAACGCCATCCTGCTGACCACGGCCCTCTTCGGCGCGGGCTTTTTCATGCGGCCCGTGGGCGGCGTGTTGCTCGGCCTGTACGGCGATACGTATGGCCGCAAGGCCGCCATGACGCTCGGCATGGGCATCATGGCGCTTGCCGCCGCGATCATGACCTTCGCGCCGACCTATGCGACGGCCGGTCTCGCGGCGCCGCTGCTCATGCTCGCGGCCCGGCTCCTGCAAGGATTCTCGATAGGCGGTGAGTTCGGCACTTCGACGGCATTCCTGATCGAACTGGCGCCCCCGAATCGCACCGGATTTTACGGATCGTGGCAGATGAGCGGACAACTCATGTCGACGATGCTGGGCGCCGCGCTCGGCATGGTGGTCACGCAGGCGTTCACGCCCGAGCAGCAGCTCGCGGGCGCCTGGCGCATCCCATTCGCGGTGGGGCTACTCATTGCGCCGCTGACTGTCTACCTGCGCCGCCACGCAAGCGAAACCTACGCACGCATCCACGCAGCGCCGCGCGCCCGGGCGACGGAGGCGGCCGCTGTCAAGCGCGGATTGTCGGACTATCTGATCGGTATGGGCATGGTGGTGGCGAGCACCGTGACGTTTTACGTTACGTTCGGCTACACCGTCACCTACGCGAAGCAGATTCTCAAACTGCCCGTTTCGGAAAGCTTCATGGTGCAGATGATCGCGGCCATCGTCATGCTGATCGTCACCCCGATCGCGGGCGCGCTATCCGACCGCTACGACCGCAAGACACTGCTGGTCGGCTCGCTGGGCGCGTACCTGGTTGCGGTCTATCCGCTCTATGCGTGGGTCGTGGCGGCGCCGTCGGTTCCCCGGCTCCTGCTTACGCAGATCGTGATCGGCGTGCTGAGCGCGTCCTTCCTTGGCGTCTATTGCACGACGCTTGCCGAGATGTTCCCCAAGCGTACGCGCGCGACGTCGCTCGCCGTGGTCAATAATGTCGTTGTCCTGATTTTCGGCGGCTTTGCACAGACCTTCGTGACGTGGCTCATCGCGCTCACGGGCTCGCCGCTGGCGCCGGTGCTCTACGTGATGATCGGCATCGCGCTCAGTCTCGTAGCCGTCATGGCGCTGAAGCCGAGCCATTTCAGGCAGAGCAGCGCAAACGCCGCTCAAACTACCGGATGA
- a CDS encoding peroxidase-related enzyme (This protein belongs to a clade of uncharacterized proteins related to peroxidases such as the alkylhydroperoxidase AhpD.), with protein sequence MTGIIRSHGFTNESLEWDAWLDVVDLDHATTDQIAVLEESHPKAKVSDYYRFLVHQPAILRQRSAAFNAIMYAPGGLPRAERELSTTVVSRLNGCVYCASVHAQRFEQLAKRNDVIRQVFADPHSAGTTKREEAIARFSAALTEHPNEIEAGQLRELREAGLTDAEILDLIHSIAIFAWANRLMLNLGEPVFPEPAPAA encoded by the coding sequence ATGACGGGCATCATCCGATCGCACGGCTTCACGAACGAATCACTTGAATGGGATGCGTGGCTCGACGTTGTCGACCTCGACCATGCCACGACGGATCAGATCGCCGTTCTCGAAGAAAGCCATCCCAAGGCAAAAGTCTCGGACTACTACCGATTTCTGGTCCATCAACCCGCAATCCTGCGGCAGCGCTCCGCCGCGTTCAACGCGATCATGTACGCGCCCGGTGGCTTGCCTCGCGCGGAACGGGAACTTTCGACCACGGTTGTCTCGCGGCTCAACGGCTGTGTGTATTGCGCGTCGGTTCATGCCCAGCGTTTCGAGCAGCTCGCCAAGCGCAACGATGTTATCCGCCAGGTGTTTGCCGATCCTCACAGCGCCGGCACGACAAAGCGCGAAGAGGCGATCGCGCGCTTCTCGGCTGCGCTGACCGAGCACCCGAACGAGATCGAGGCAGGCCAGTTGCGCGAATTGCGCGAGGCCGGTCTTACGGATGCTGAAATTCTCGACCTGATCCATTCGATCGCCATTTTCGCGTGGGCAAACCGGCTGATGCTCAATCTCGGCGAACCCGTGTTTCCCGAGCCGGCGCCCGCCGCCTGA
- a CDS encoding CMD domain-containing protein translates to MTYDTDDDIIDRVADLGPDSATHALRHQRAKVVEATQGSYDALFDPALDGLTLVERLLVALYASRLAPSPALVAHYRAELAAHEVDAATLAAVATGAPEDLSAPRLRAILAFTRTLIENPVAGDKAALQTLPAAGLTTPAVVALAQLIAFLSYQTRLVAGLQALKQLERSS, encoded by the coding sequence ATGACATACGACACTGACGACGACATCATCGATCGCGTCGCCGACCTGGGGCCCGACTCGGCCACGCATGCATTGCGGCACCAGCGCGCCAAGGTGGTGGAAGCGACCCAGGGCAGCTACGACGCGCTGTTCGATCCCGCACTCGACGGCCTCACGCTCGTCGAGCGGTTACTCGTCGCGCTCTATGCGAGCCGACTGGCCCCCTCCCCGGCGCTCGTTGCCCACTACCGCGCCGAACTGGCCGCACACGAGGTCGATGCGGCGACGCTCGCCGCTGTGGCAACGGGTGCGCCGGAGGATCTGTCTGCGCCGCGCCTGCGCGCGATCCTCGCGTTCACGCGTACGCTGATCGAAAATCCGGTCGCTGGCGACAAGGCCGCGCTGCAGACGCTGCCCGCCGCCGGACTGACGACGCCCGCCGTCGTCGCGCTCGCACAACTCATCGCCTTTCTGTCGTATCAGACGCGCCTCGTCGCGGGTCTGCAAGCCCTCAAGCAGCTGGAGCGCTCATCATGA
- a CDS encoding flavin-containing monooxygenase has product MNPTTPSSAGLAALEARLREDLAWLELPAKRWIPERTLDGRPVINVAIVGGGMAGLALAAALDHLGIGAVIYDQSPRGFEGPWATTARMETLRSPKQLTGPALGVPSLTFRAWFEAQFGVEAWDALDKIPRLQWMDYLRWYRDVLDIDVRNEHRVTAITPRADGGVALSVTSLAGSETVFARHVVLATGRDGLGGPSVPAFARDLPRRFYAHSSDVMDYGTLRGKRVGVIGAGASAMDSAATALEAGAASVDLLIRRADIPRINKGKGAGNPGLTHGHVALSDDWKWRIRHYINVQQVPPPRGSTLRVSRHANARFNLGAPVAGIEQVDNELYVSTPKGVFVLDFLVFATGFRIDLASRPEFASFARHVRAWKDRYAPPAGDDDIELADSPDLGAAFEFQERTPGACPGLDRIHCFCAPATLSHGALSGDIPAVSEGAKRLAQGLAATFYREDVELHYANMATFAEPEVEGDEWTPAPPPPALAEREAK; this is encoded by the coding sequence ATGAATCCGACCACCCCATCGTCCGCAGGTCTCGCCGCGCTCGAAGCCCGCCTGCGCGAGGATCTCGCGTGGCTCGAACTGCCCGCGAAGCGCTGGATACCCGAACGCACCCTTGACGGCCGCCCCGTTATCAACGTGGCGATCGTCGGCGGCGGTATGGCGGGCCTTGCGCTGGCCGCCGCGCTCGACCATCTCGGCATCGGCGCCGTCATCTACGATCAGTCGCCGCGCGGCTTCGAAGGCCCGTGGGCCACCACGGCGCGCATGGAAACACTACGTTCTCCGAAGCAGCTCACTGGCCCCGCGCTCGGCGTGCCCTCGCTCACGTTCCGCGCGTGGTTCGAAGCGCAGTTCGGCGTAGAGGCGTGGGATGCGCTCGACAAGATCCCGCGCCTGCAATGGATGGACTATCTGCGCTGGTATCGCGATGTACTCGATATCGATGTGCGCAACGAACACCGGGTCACCGCGATCACGCCACGCGCGGACGGCGGCGTCGCGCTGTCTGTCACGAGCCTCGCCGGCAGCGAGACCGTCTTTGCGCGCCACGTCGTCCTCGCGACGGGCCGCGACGGGCTGGGCGGCCCGTCCGTGCCTGCATTCGCGCGTGATCTGCCGCGCCGCTTCTATGCCCACTCGTCCGATGTAATGGACTACGGCACGCTGCGCGGCAAGCGGGTCGGCGTCATCGGCGCGGGTGCGTCGGCGATGGATAGCGCGGCAACCGCGCTCGAAGCGGGCGCGGCCTCGGTTGATCTGCTGATTCGCCGCGCGGACATCCCGCGTATCAACAAAGGCAAGGGCGCGGGCAATCCGGGCCTCACGCACGGCCATGTCGCGCTGTCCGACGACTGGAAGTGGCGCATCCGCCACTACATCAACGTGCAGCAGGTGCCACCGCCTCGCGGCAGTACGCTGCGGGTGTCGCGCCACGCCAACGCGCGATTCAACCTCGGCGCGCCAGTCGCCGGTATCGAGCAAGTGGACAACGAACTGTACGTAAGTACACCGAAGGGTGTCTTCGTACTGGACTTCCTGGTGTTCGCAACGGGCTTCCGTATCGATCTGGCAAGCCGCCCGGAATTCGCGTCGTTCGCCCGTCACGTGCGTGCGTGGAAAGACCGCTACGCGCCGCCCGCAGGCGACGATGACATCGAGCTTGCCGATTCGCCCGATCTCGGAGCGGCCTTCGAGTTTCAGGAAAGGACGCCCGGCGCGTGCCCCGGGCTCGACCGCATTCACTGCTTTTGCGCGCCCGCGACGCTCTCGCACGGCGCGCTGTCGGGCGACATCCCGGCCGTCAGCGAAGGCGCGAAGCGGCTCGCACAGGGTCTTGCCGCGACGTTCTATCGTGAGGATGTCGAATTGCATTACGCCAACATGGCGACTTTCGCCGAACCGGAAGTCGAAGGCGACGAATGGACGCCCGCGCCGCCGCCTCCGGCACTCGCCGAGCGCGAGGCGAAATGA
- a CDS encoding LysR family transcriptional regulator, translating into MELRQLEAFAAVITTGSVTAAGRLLGRSQPAITRLIQELETEVGYALFTRNGPRVTPTEQGILLYQDVEHVLTGLHQIQKRAGEIGRGETRPLRIAATSALAAGLVPVALARTDLAGAAQTIQLRSMPPEQVVHDVLTGAADIGVASLPLEHRGVIVHWIGQSACVAALRDDDPLAQHDRLPLSACEGRRIVTMQNPYRLRRRLDHAFALADVTPAGLIETNSSMNALTAVRAGLGISVLEPVTAYGMPLPGVAIRTIDADIPYFFGVISRDAITLPPVAATLIDALADAARAVLPDFALRASADHAQVLQSLYGDLPANKESLL; encoded by the coding sequence ATGGAACTACGCCAGCTCGAAGCCTTCGCCGCAGTGATCACGACCGGTAGCGTGACCGCCGCCGGCCGCCTGCTGGGGCGCTCGCAGCCAGCGATCACGCGGCTGATACAGGAGCTCGAAACCGAGGTCGGTTATGCGCTGTTCACGCGCAACGGCCCGCGCGTCACGCCGACCGAGCAAGGCATCCTGCTCTATCAGGACGTCGAGCACGTGCTGACGGGACTGCATCAGATCCAGAAGCGTGCCGGGGAGATTGGCCGCGGGGAAACCCGTCCGCTGCGCATTGCCGCCACGTCCGCGCTCGCCGCCGGCCTCGTGCCCGTCGCGCTCGCGCGCACCGATCTGGCAGGTGCTGCGCAGACGATCCAGCTGCGCAGCATGCCCCCCGAGCAGGTCGTGCACGATGTCCTCACCGGCGCGGCCGACATTGGCGTGGCGAGCCTGCCGCTCGAACACCGCGGCGTGATCGTGCACTGGATCGGGCAATCCGCATGCGTTGCGGCGCTGCGCGACGACGATCCGCTAGCGCAGCATGACCGGCTGCCGCTGTCGGCCTGCGAGGGCCGGCGCATCGTCACCATGCAGAACCCCTATCGCCTGCGCCGCCGGCTCGACCATGCGTTCGCGCTGGCAGACGTCACGCCGGCCGGACTCATCGAAACGAATTCGTCGATGAACGCGCTGACCGCGGTTCGCGCCGGTCTCGGCATCTCGGTGCTCGAACCGGTCACGGCCTACGGCATGCCGCTTCCCGGCGTCGCGATCCGAACAATCGACGCCGACATTCCCTATTTCTTTGGCGTGATCTCGCGCGATGCCATCACGCTGCCCCCCGTGGCGGCGACGCTCATCGACGCGCTCGCCGACGCAGCCCGCGCCGTGCTGCCCGATTTCGCGCTGCGCGCGAGCGCCGATCACGCCCAAGTCCTGCAGTCGCTGTATGGCGATCTGCCTGCCAACAAGGAATCTTTGCTGTAA